One stretch of Akkermansia sp. RCC_12PD DNA includes these proteins:
- a CDS encoding prepilin-type N-terminal cleavage/methylation domain-containing protein, whose translation MKARSFTSRSKGFTLIEVLVVIAILALLSGISYTVYSHATETAARTRCTDNLHRLSDWGKEFAAQNGGKLPSSGMKDSLLSAKACRNWWDALAPIVNAGQPDLIPLTDKEPNMLPDTFRCKNDKHLTYFNSNDPNQPAGPDTVSYTSWLDNRKGRPMNVARGQALRNKPWLSDGNPIDGRSVITSQDFDEIVVPALERHQGAIMVLYADGKIAPVDDPTFEKITKDS comes from the coding sequence ATGAAAGCCCGCTCATTTACCTCACGCAGCAAAGGTTTCACGCTCATTGAAGTCCTCGTGGTCATCGCTATTCTCGCCCTGCTGTCGGGCATTTCCTACACGGTATATTCCCATGCCACGGAAACGGCGGCGCGGACGCGTTGCACGGACAATCTTCACAGGCTGAGCGACTGGGGCAAGGAATTCGCAGCCCAGAACGGGGGCAAGCTCCCCTCCAGCGGCATGAAGGACAGTCTCCTGAGTGCCAAGGCCTGCCGCAACTGGTGGGACGCCCTGGCCCCCATCGTCAACGCCGGCCAGCCGGACCTGATTCCCCTCACGGACAAGGAGCCGAACATGCTCCCGGACACCTTCCGCTGCAAGAATGACAAGCACCTTACCTACTTCAACTCCAACGACCCCAACCAGCCCGCCGGACCGGACACCGTCTCCTATACCAGCTGGCTGGACAACCGGAAGGGACGCCCCATGAACGTGGCGCGCGGCCAGGCCCTGAGGAACAAGCCGTGGCTCAGCGACGGCAACCCCATTGACGGCCGCAGCGTCATCACCTCGCAGGACTTTGATGAAATCGTGGTTCCCGCCCTGGAACGCCACCAGGGAGCTATCATGGTACTTTACGCAGACGGGAAAATAGCGCCTGTTGACGATCCTACGTTTGAAAAAATCACCAAGGACTCTTAA
- the tpiA gene encoding triose-phosphate isomerase, translating into MSRKPIIAANWKMNIGPAEGAQFIESFKTILKGKDVACDTVIVPPFTTIPSVLNALGGCGCIAIGAQNVSQYDNGAYTGEISTSMLQELGLKYVVLGHSERRQYFGETDAIINAKIKKAIAAGITPIFCIGETKDERLGGILEPVLEIQLKGGLKDLTPEEVANLVIAYEPVWAIGTGLTATSKEAQEAHAFIRKVVADVFGANTAAKVRIQYGGSVKPENVEELMAQPDIDGALVGGASLKPESFAALVTAAK; encoded by the coding sequence ATGTCCCGCAAACCAATTATTGCCGCCAACTGGAAGATGAACATCGGCCCCGCTGAAGGCGCCCAATTCATCGAAAGCTTCAAAACCATCCTCAAAGGGAAGGACGTCGCCTGCGACACCGTGATCGTTCCCCCCTTCACCACCATCCCCTCCGTGCTGAACGCCCTGGGCGGCTGCGGATGCATCGCCATCGGCGCCCAGAACGTTTCCCAGTATGACAACGGAGCCTACACCGGTGAAATCTCCACCAGCATGCTCCAGGAGCTGGGCCTCAAGTACGTGGTGCTGGGCCACAGCGAACGCCGCCAGTACTTCGGTGAAACGGACGCCATCATCAACGCCAAGATCAAGAAGGCCATCGCCGCCGGAATCACCCCGATCTTCTGCATCGGAGAAACCAAGGATGAACGCCTGGGAGGCATTCTGGAACCCGTGCTGGAAATCCAGCTCAAGGGCGGTCTCAAGGACCTGACGCCGGAAGAAGTCGCCAACCTGGTCATTGCCTATGAACCCGTCTGGGCCATCGGCACCGGTCTGACCGCCACTTCCAAGGAAGCCCAGGAAGCGCACGCCTTTATCCGCAAGGTCGTTGCGGACGTCTTCGGCGCAAATACCGCCGCCAAGGTACGCATCCAGTACGGCGGTTCCGTGAAGCCGGAAAACGTGGAAGAACTCATGGCCCAGCCGGACATTGACGGAGCCCTGGTGGGCGGCGCGTCCCTGAAGCCGGAATCTTTCGCCGCGCTCGTCACAGCCGCCAAATAA
- a CDS encoding transcription antitermination factor NusB, with protein MNSNLSNSRQAALACLTRWHEGRAFAETLVDRECSRLTLSPADRHLVQALVFGVLRNQSWLDHVIGTLRQGRLDMNVRLILQLGLCQLFLLGMADHAAVYETVNLAPSRLRGLVNAILRNALRKEKAILAKREKLPLHILYSTPRWLVGKWTAQFGPEAARKLLQWNNTTPRIYVRANSLIPLNETPEGLIPLGGVPGWFSVEGLLPLKEINSGALYVADPSTRYAIDLLAPQPDEEILDACAAPGGKSTAIIAATGGKARLTATDLHEHRLPVLRENLARYGSPSVATAQADWALPCPPQWEKRFDAVLLDVPCSNTGVIQRRVDVRWRLNPEEIRRLAALQRTILENASRAVRPGGRLVYSTCSIDAEEDGLLVREFLKDHPEWTLKEEKLVLPQEEKSDGAYAALLICA; from the coding sequence GTGAACAGCAACCTATCCAACTCGCGCCAGGCCGCCCTGGCCTGCCTGACGCGCTGGCATGAAGGCCGCGCCTTTGCGGAAACCCTGGTGGACCGGGAATGTTCGCGCCTCACCCTGTCCCCGGCGGACAGGCATCTGGTCCAGGCCCTGGTCTTCGGCGTTCTGCGCAACCAGAGCTGGCTGGACCACGTGATCGGCACGCTGCGCCAGGGTAGGCTGGACATGAACGTGCGGCTCATTCTCCAACTGGGACTGTGCCAGCTTTTTCTGCTGGGCATGGCGGACCATGCCGCCGTGTATGAAACCGTCAATCTGGCGCCGTCCCGCCTGCGGGGTCTGGTCAACGCCATCCTGCGCAATGCGCTGCGGAAGGAAAAAGCCATTCTGGCGAAACGGGAAAAACTCCCCCTCCACATCCTTTATTCCACCCCGCGATGGCTTGTAGGAAAATGGACGGCCCAGTTCGGACCGGAAGCCGCCCGGAAGCTCCTTCAATGGAACAACACCACGCCGCGGATCTACGTGCGCGCCAATTCCCTCATTCCCTTGAATGAAACCCCGGAGGGCCTCATCCCGCTCGGCGGCGTTCCCGGCTGGTTCTCCGTGGAAGGCCTCCTGCCGCTGAAAGAAATCAACTCCGGTGCCCTGTACGTAGCGGACCCCTCCACCCGCTACGCCATCGACCTGCTGGCGCCGCAGCCGGATGAGGAAATCCTGGACGCCTGTGCCGCCCCCGGAGGAAAATCCACAGCCATCATCGCCGCCACCGGAGGAAAAGCGCGCCTCACTGCCACGGATCTTCACGAACACCGTCTGCCTGTCCTGCGGGAAAATCTGGCAAGGTACGGCTCCCCCTCCGTAGCCACGGCTCAGGCGGACTGGGCTCTCCCCTGCCCTCCGCAATGGGAAAAGCGTTTCGATGCCGTGCTGCTGGACGTTCCCTGCTCCAACACGGGCGTCATCCAGCGGCGCGTGGACGTACGCTGGCGCCTGAATCCGGAGGAAATCCGGCGGCTGGCCGCCCTCCAGAGGACCATTCTGGAAAACGCCTCCCGCGCCGTCAGACCGGGAGGAAGGCTTGTTTATTCCACCTGTTCCATTGACGCGGAGGAAGACGGACTGCTGGTCCGGGAATTCCTGAAGGACCATCCGGAATGGACCCTGAAGGAAGAAAAACTCGTCCTTCCGCAGGAGGAAAAATCGGACGGAGCATATGCGGCCCTCTTGATCTGTGCTTGA
- a CDS encoding sulfatase-like hydrolase/transferase gives MMHTFLRLFLQTALLMTAGLSQAAVPPPKPNIILIYADDMGMGLLGCYGESLVKTPNIDRLAEQGIMFTRCYSSQYCCPARASLLMGVHDSHSKSYSETPGGLVITAEKQRWSNEEFEQKAARRAGIKPSPQEVFLPEMLKKAGYVTAQFGKLDWGFTTWHGELQRHGWDHYVGYMDHVRAHGYYPSFLWKNGERLPLEGNTHADAGKTPENYSQGATEKRRGKREGKVTYAPDVMLRETLKFMEKNRKKPMFIFFSTNLPHGPVDIPPAENIYARNPEIRKAYTNASGGNKECGAAEEEYASMVDKLDRQVEAIVAQVHKLGLEKRTMIIFASDNGHEIYYRTDKGRGRSLDYHGGVVDKNGELLDVFRGNRGKVGLKNAMVNLAGLKWTNHEGGIRVPMIVSWPGTLPHGKVCHSLVANYDHMATFADLAGVRMPAGKDAVSYKNMLLGKPGQLRDYIVIDHTIITGDGWKLTRKNGQWLLFQISRDPEERNNLAEKQLERLQAIYKKEVGSPRKDR, from the coding sequence ATGATGCACACTTTCCTGCGACTCTTCCTGCAGACGGCCCTTTTGATGACCGCCGGCCTATCCCAGGCAGCCGTACCCCCGCCCAAACCCAACATCATCCTCATTTATGCGGACGACATGGGCATGGGGTTGCTGGGATGCTACGGCGAGAGCCTAGTCAAAACGCCCAACATCGACCGTCTTGCCGAACAGGGCATCATGTTCACCAGGTGCTACAGCAGCCAGTACTGCTGCCCGGCGCGCGCCTCCCTGCTCATGGGCGTGCATGACAGCCACTCCAAATCCTACTCGGAAACTCCCGGCGGCCTGGTCATCACGGCGGAAAAACAACGCTGGAGCAATGAGGAATTTGAACAAAAGGCCGCCCGGAGGGCAGGCATCAAGCCCTCCCCGCAGGAAGTATTCCTCCCGGAAATGCTGAAAAAGGCCGGCTACGTCACAGCCCAGTTCGGAAAGCTGGACTGGGGCTTCACCACGTGGCACGGGGAATTGCAGCGCCACGGCTGGGACCACTACGTAGGCTACATGGACCATGTGCGCGCCCACGGCTACTATCCCTCCTTCCTCTGGAAAAACGGAGAACGCCTGCCGCTGGAAGGAAACACGCACGCCGATGCGGGAAAAACTCCGGAAAACTACTCCCAGGGCGCTACGGAAAAACGCCGCGGCAAGCGGGAGGGCAAAGTCACCTACGCCCCGGACGTCATGCTGCGGGAAACCCTCAAGTTCATGGAGAAAAACCGCAAAAAGCCCATGTTCATCTTCTTCTCCACCAACCTTCCCCACGGGCCGGTGGACATCCCCCCCGCGGAAAACATCTATGCCAGGAACCCTGAAATACGCAAGGCCTACACCAACGCCTCCGGCGGCAACAAGGAATGCGGCGCGGCGGAGGAGGAATACGCCTCCATGGTGGACAAGCTGGACAGGCAGGTGGAGGCCATCGTCGCCCAGGTGCACAAGCTGGGCCTGGAGAAACGCACCATGATCATCTTCGCTTCCGACAACGGGCATGAAATCTACTACCGCACGGACAAGGGCCGCGGCCGCAGCCTCGACTACCACGGCGGGGTAGTGGATAAAAACGGGGAACTGCTGGACGTCTTCCGCGGCAACCGCGGGAAAGTGGGCCTGAAAAATGCCATGGTCAACTTGGCGGGACTCAAATGGACCAACCACGAAGGAGGCATCCGCGTTCCCATGATCGTTTCCTGGCCAGGAACCCTCCCGCACGGAAAAGTCTGCCACAGCCTGGTGGCCAATTACGACCACATGGCCACCTTTGCCGACCTGGCGGGGGTCCGCATGCCTGCGGGCAAGGACGCCGTCTCCTACAAAAACATGCTGCTGGGCAAACCGGGCCAATTGAGGGACTACATCGTCATCGACCACACGATCATCACCGGAGACGGCTGGAAACTGACCAGAAAAAACGGCCAGTGGCTCCTGTTCCAGATCAGCAGGGACCCGGAAGAAAGGAACAATCTGGCGGAAAAACAGCTGGAACGGCTCCAGGCCATCTACAAAAAGGAAGTGGGCAGTCCGCGGAAAGACAGGTAA
- a CDS encoding argininosuccinate synthase gives MKIVVAYSGGLDTSILLKWLKEKYNAEIIAYCADVGQAEELDGLEEKALATGASKCFIGDLKEDFATNYIFPMMQANALYEGRYLLGTSIARPCISKDMVDLAIREGADAIAHGATGKGNDQVRFELAVNALAPNIKVIAPWRDPEFRKQFPGRTEMIAYAESHGIPIRQSLKKPYSMDRNLLHISFEAGMLEDTWYDGTTPADREMYKLSVSPEDAPDQAEYIQLLYEKGDVVGIQYDGLASLLKELDVTPRGERDGYTLLSPLGVMYVLNALGGKHGIGRVDIVENRFVGMKSRGIYETPGGTILLAAHRDIETITVDREVQKVRDSLIPEYATLVYNGFWFAPEREAIQALVTKSQETVNGEVRLKLYKGNVMYAGRRSPQSLYSEEIATMEGGHEELYNQDDAEGFIHLNGLRLKQFSRVNKPYGH, from the coding sequence ATGAAAATCGTAGTTGCATACTCTGGCGGCCTTGACACCTCCATTCTTCTGAAGTGGCTCAAGGAAAAGTACAATGCCGAAATCATCGCATACTGCGCGGACGTAGGCCAGGCTGAAGAACTTGACGGCCTGGAAGAAAAAGCCCTTGCGACGGGCGCTTCCAAATGTTTCATCGGCGACCTCAAGGAAGACTTCGCCACCAATTACATCTTTCCGATGATGCAGGCCAACGCTCTGTATGAAGGCCGCTACCTGCTGGGCACCTCCATAGCACGCCCCTGCATCTCCAAGGACATGGTGGACCTGGCCATCCGGGAAGGAGCGGACGCCATCGCCCACGGCGCCACCGGCAAGGGCAACGACCAGGTGCGCTTTGAACTGGCCGTGAACGCCCTGGCACCCAACATCAAGGTCATCGCCCCGTGGCGCGACCCCGAATTCCGCAAGCAGTTCCCGGGCCGCACGGAAATGATCGCCTACGCGGAATCCCACGGCATTCCGATCCGCCAGTCCCTGAAAAAACCGTACTCCATGGACCGCAACCTGCTCCACATTTCCTTTGAGGCGGGCATGCTGGAAGACACCTGGTACGACGGCACCACCCCGGCCGACCGTGAAATGTACAAGCTTTCCGTCTCTCCGGAAGACGCCCCGGACCAGGCCGAATACATCCAGCTCCTGTATGAAAAGGGCGACGTGGTCGGCATTCAATACGACGGACTCGCCAGTCTGCTGAAAGAACTGGATGTCACCCCCCGCGGCGAACGCGACGGCTATACCCTGCTCAGCCCGCTGGGCGTCATGTACGTGCTCAACGCCCTGGGCGGCAAGCACGGCATCGGCCGTGTGGACATTGTGGAAAACCGCTTTGTAGGCATGAAAAGCCGCGGTATTTATGAAACGCCCGGCGGCACCATCCTGCTGGCGGCCCACCGCGACATTGAAACCATCACCGTGGACCGCGAAGTGCAGAAAGTGCGCGACTCCCTCATTCCGGAATACGCCACGCTGGTGTACAACGGCTTCTGGTTCGCGCCGGAACGCGAGGCCATCCAGGCCCTGGTCACCAAATCCCAGGAAACTGTCAACGGCGAAGTGCGCCTGAAACTCTACAAGGGCAACGTCATGTACGCCGGACGCCGTTCCCCGCAGTCCCTGTACTCCGAAGAAATCGCCACCATGGAAGGCGGTCACGAAGAACTGTACAATCAGGACGACGCCGAAGGCTTCATCCACCTCAACGGCCTGCGCCTGAAGCAATTCAGCCGCGTCAACAAACCTTACGGCCACTAA
- the rpsN gene encoding 30S ribosomal protein S14, with protein sequence MAKKSWIARDKKKADTVKRYAELREQLKAEKDYIGLTMLPRNASPTRMVNRCLVSGRRRAFIRRFKLSRISFRELANAGMIPGVTKSSW encoded by the coding sequence ATGGCTAAGAAGAGCTGGATAGCAAGAGACAAGAAAAAGGCTGACACCGTCAAGCGCTACGCAGAGCTGCGCGAGCAATTGAAGGCTGAGAAGGATTATATCGGTTTAACCATGTTGCCCCGCAATGCAAGCCCGACCCGTATGGTCAACCGCTGCCTTGTTTCGGGCCGCCGCCGTGCATTCATCCGCCGCTTCAAGCTTTCCCGTATTTCCTTCCGCGAACTGGCCAACGCCGGCATGATCCCCGGTGTGACCAAGTCCAGCTGGTAA
- a CDS encoding zinc ribbon domain-containing protein has translation MPIYEYISEHPDDPEQSCPVCRRGFELRRPVDRAPLEKCLVCKHPVRKVVSRVNVPEITKPLSVSDAKAAGFTVLEKRDKGVYEKL, from the coding sequence ATGCCCATATACGAGTATATTTCCGAACACCCCGACGATCCCGAACAGTCCTGTCCGGTGTGCCGCCGCGGTTTCGAATTGCGGAGGCCCGTGGACCGTGCGCCGCTTGAAAAGTGCCTGGTGTGCAAGCACCCGGTGCGCAAGGTGGTCAGCCGGGTGAATGTTCCGGAAATCACCAAGCCCCTGTCCGTTTCCGACGCCAAGGCCGCCGGCTTTACCGTGCTGGAAAAACGGGACAAGGGTGTTTATGAAAAATTGTGA
- a CDS encoding hemolysin family protein, with product MSDPDPLSILAASGAAEVPVIEPALGGIALAMAGLVLFLLLNAFFVASEFALMKVRESQLHAEEGATARTRRKLVLAKKAVRHLDLYLSACQIGITLSSLALGFLGAPFVAELTAPFLYSLGLEASAPVYWAALVLTFLFFACCHVVLGEFLPKCMAVRHPGKSVMAVAPLLYSFYGVFKYTGILGLTNGIARFIMKYLLGIDPGAAACTVHSTDELMYLVEESERSRELTRQEAEISKNALELNDMCVKDVMTPRSEVDVMDLTAPFEQNWALARESWHTRFPLVEGDHLDEVKGWVHVKDLLKLVGQDNPDLMSVKRELRVVPDTMPLDSLLTFFLKEHAHFALVVDEFGDSIGLVFLDDILEQIVGDDIQDEFDRDEMREFVKTGKDTYAVNGAVTLFDLADYLPEMDLDCPGVTTLGGYMISQLGHIPEEGEELKIGRYRAVVTGSDGRRITQILLTRLPEEQEEK from the coding sequence ATGAGTGATCCAGACCCTCTGAGTATTCTTGCGGCCTCCGGGGCCGCTGAAGTGCCGGTTATTGAACCGGCGCTGGGTGGGATAGCGCTGGCAATGGCCGGCCTTGTCCTTTTCTTATTATTGAATGCGTTTTTCGTGGCGAGCGAGTTCGCCCTGATGAAAGTACGCGAAAGCCAGCTGCACGCCGAAGAAGGCGCCACGGCGCGGACGAGAAGGAAGCTGGTCCTCGCTAAAAAGGCGGTCAGGCACCTGGACCTGTATTTGTCCGCCTGCCAGATAGGCATCACGCTTTCCTCCCTGGCGCTGGGCTTTTTGGGCGCTCCGTTCGTGGCGGAGCTGACGGCACCCTTTCTATACTCCCTGGGCCTGGAAGCCTCCGCGCCCGTTTACTGGGCGGCCCTGGTTCTTACCTTCCTTTTCTTTGCCTGTTGCCATGTGGTTCTGGGGGAATTCCTTCCCAAGTGCATGGCGGTCCGGCATCCCGGCAAGTCCGTCATGGCGGTGGCCCCCCTGCTGTATTCCTTTTATGGGGTGTTCAAATATACGGGCATTCTCGGCCTGACCAACGGAATCGCCCGGTTTATCATGAAATACCTGCTGGGAATTGATCCCGGAGCGGCGGCGTGTACTGTGCACAGCACGGATGAACTGATGTACTTGGTGGAGGAGAGCGAGCGCTCCCGCGAACTGACCCGGCAAGAGGCGGAAATCTCCAAGAACGCGCTTGAATTAAACGATATGTGCGTGAAGGACGTCATGACGCCGCGTTCCGAAGTGGATGTGATGGACCTGACGGCTCCCTTTGAACAGAACTGGGCTCTGGCGCGGGAATCATGGCATACCCGTTTTCCGCTGGTGGAGGGAGACCATCTGGACGAGGTGAAGGGCTGGGTGCACGTGAAGGATCTGCTCAAGCTCGTGGGCCAGGATAATCCTGACCTGATGAGTGTGAAGCGGGAATTGCGCGTGGTGCCGGATACGATGCCCCTGGACAGCCTGCTGACTTTCTTTTTGAAGGAGCACGCCCATTTTGCCCTGGTGGTGGATGAATTCGGCGATTCCATCGGCCTCGTGTTCCTGGACGACATTTTGGAACAGATCGTGGGCGATGACATTCAGGATGAATTTGACCGGGATGAAATGCGCGAATTTGTCAAGACGGGCAAGGATACTTATGCCGTGAATGGCGCCGTCACCCTGTTTGACCTGGCGGACTATCTGCCGGAGATGGACCTGGATTGTCCTGGTGTGACCACGCTGGGCGGCTACATGATCAGCCAGCTGGGGCATATTCCGGAGGAAGGGGAGGAATTGAAAATAGGCCGTTACCGGGCTGTGGTGACGGGATCGGACGGCAGAAGGATCACGCAGATTTTGTTGACCAGGCTGCCGGAGGAGCAGGAGGAGAAATAA
- a CDS encoding ribonuclease HII — protein sequence MAERSHPDMSFETEARASGFLHVAGVDEAGRGPLAGPVVAGAVILPQHLEGLPGLNDSKQLTAAKREALFAALLERADVYCSVGIASTEEIDRLNILRATHLAMARAVEGLSLRPDFCLVDGLPVKGLPVPHRAIVKGDGRSLSIAAASVLAKVTRDRMMTEADAEFPQYGFAKHKGYGTKVHMEALRKHGPCPLHRRSFAPVSQMELSLPE from the coding sequence ATGGCGGAAAGATCACACCCGGACATGAGTTTTGAAACGGAGGCGCGGGCTTCCGGCTTCCTGCACGTGGCTGGGGTGGATGAGGCCGGACGCGGCCCGCTGGCCGGTCCCGTGGTGGCCGGTGCCGTGATTCTGCCGCAGCATCTGGAAGGCCTTCCCGGCTTGAACGATTCCAAGCAGCTCACCGCCGCCAAACGGGAGGCCCTGTTTGCCGCCCTGCTGGAACGTGCGGACGTGTATTGTTCCGTGGGCATTGCCTCCACGGAGGAGATCGATCGGCTCAATATTCTGCGCGCCACCCATCTGGCGATGGCCCGCGCCGTGGAGGGGCTTTCCCTGCGGCCGGATTTCTGCCTGGTGGACGGACTCCCCGTGAAGGGACTGCCCGTGCCGCACCGCGCCATTGTGAAGGGGGACGGCAGAAGCCTGTCCATCGCCGCCGCCAGCGTGCTGGCCAAGGTAACGCGCGACCGGATGATGACGGAGGCGGACGCCGAGTTTCCGCAGTATGGTTTTGCAAAACACAAGGGGTATGGCACCAAGGTTCACATGGAGGCCCTGCGGAAGCATGGGCCTTGTCCGCTGCATCGCCGCTCGTTTGCGCCTGTTTCACAGATGGAATTGTCCCTGCCTGAATAG
- a CDS encoding YraN family protein, whose translation MRSTDWLGAYGELAAASFLRAAGCSVLRRNWRPVRGGEIDLVCRDGACLVFVEVKTRTHGGYGGARRAVNARKRALIRQGAAEWLRQLPDTVPFRYDIVEVMYREGEVPEITRLCGAFGERDLAAS comes from the coding sequence GTGCGGAGTACGGACTGGCTGGGCGCTTACGGGGAGCTGGCTGCGGCCTCTTTCCTGCGCGCGGCTGGCTGTTCCGTTTTACGGAGGAATTGGCGTCCCGTCCGCGGAGGGGAGATTGATTTGGTGTGCCGTGACGGAGCCTGCCTTGTCTTTGTGGAGGTGAAAACGCGCACGCATGGCGGCTACGGGGGAGCGCGCCGGGCCGTGAATGCCCGCAAGCGCGCCCTGATCCGCCAGGGAGCGGCTGAATGGCTGCGCCAGCTTCCGGACACGGTCCCCTTCCGCTACGATATTGTGGAAGTCATGTACCGGGAAGGTGAAGTTCCGGAAATCACGCGCCTTTGCGGAGCGTTTGGAGAGCGGGACTTGGCGGCGTCATGA